The following are encoded in a window of Camelus ferus isolate YT-003-E chromosome 20, BCGSAC_Cfer_1.0, whole genome shotgun sequence genomic DNA:
- the CLIC1 gene encoding chloride intracellular channel protein 1, translating into MAEEQPQVELFVKAGSDGAKIGNCPFSQRLFMVLWLKGVTFNVTTVDTKRRTETVQKLCPGGQLPFLLYGTEVHTDTNKIEEFLEAVLCPPRYPKLAALNPESNTAGLDIFAKFSAYIKNSNPALNDNLEKGLLKALKILDNYLTSPLPEEVDETSAEDEGISQRKFLDGNELTLADCNLLPKLHIVQVVCKKYRGFSIPDVFRGVHRYLRNAYAREEFASTCPDDEEIELAYEQVAKALK; encoded by the exons ATGGCTGAAGAACAACCGCAGGTCGAATTGTTCGTGAAG GCTGGCAGTGATGGTGCCAAGATCGGGAACTGCCCCTTCTCCCAGAGACTGTTCATGGTGCTCTGGCTCAAGGGAGTTACCTTCAATGTCACCACTGTTGACACCAAGAG GCGGACTGAGACGGTACAGAAGCTGTGCCCAGGAGGGCAGCTTCCATTCCTGCTATACGGCACCGAAGTGCACACAGACACCAACAAGATTGAGGAATTTCTGGAGGCGGTGCTGTGCCCTCCTAG GTACCCCAAGCTGGCAGCTCTGAACCCCGAATCCAACACTGCTGGGCTGGACATATTTGCCAAGTTTTCTGCCTACATAAAGAATTCAAACCCAGCCCTCAATGACA ATCTGGAGAAGGGGCTCCTGAAAGCCTTGAAAATTTTAGACAATTACTTGACATCCCCCCTCCCAGAAGAAGTGGATGAGACCAGTGCTGAGGATGAGGGCATCTCTCAGAGGAAGTTTCTGGATGGCAATGAGCTCACTCTGGCTGACTGCAACCTGTTGCCAAAGCTCCACATAGTACAG GTGGTATGTAAGAAGTACCGGGGATTCTCCATTCCTGATGTGTTTCGGGGAGTGCATCGCTACTTACGCAATGCCTATGCTCGGGAAGAGTTTGCCTCCACCTGTCCAGATGATGAGGAGATCGAGCTGGCCTATGAGCAAGTGGCCAAGGCCCTCAAATAA